In a genomic window of Zootoca vivipara chromosome 5, rZooViv1.1, whole genome shotgun sequence:
- the LOC118093895 gene encoding G-protein coupled receptor 35-like, whose protein sequence is MTQEVLLELICNNTRSQPIFLTQALIYFPIFCIGVILNALALKIFCCTLSKWTETRVYMTNLAIADFLLLFTLPFKMAYKTNYVSTECLVFESAYFINRYMSIFLITSTAVDRYIAIKYPLKARHIRSPLKSAVISGFLWALMFSIVYVTKKFEKRASSGTCFRRISREPSMYVFASVIWGFFIPLTIFSFCSIKITKKLVKKKKTNPYEEKRIQKAINIIFANMSVFVICFLPIHLAYLIRFIADYTEASCTQIEKIDNFTNLAGIIANTNCCLDAICYYFVNKEFQEASMMLTTKYLAQQKQGSEDQDFEII, encoded by the coding sequence ATGACCCAAGAAGTGCTTCTAGAATTGATCTGCAACAACACTAGAAGTCAACCGATATTTCTCACTCAAGCACttatttatttccccattttCTGCATTGGAGTCATCCTAAATGCCTTGGCCTTGAAGATATTCTGTTGCACTCTGAGCAAGTGGACTGAAACAAGGGTATACATGACCAATTTAGCCATTGCAGATTTCTTGTTGCTTTTTACTTTGCCTTTCAAGATGGCTTATAAGACAAACTATGTGTCTACAGAGTGTTTGGTCTTTGAGTCTGCATACTTCATTAACAGGTATATGAGCATCTTCCTTATCACCAGCACAGCAGTTGATCGATACATTGCCATAAAATATCCCCTCAAAGCAAGACATATACGGTCTCCTCTGAAGTCAGCAGTTATCTCTGGGTTTCTCTGGGCATTGATGTTCAGCATTGTATATGTAACTAAAAAATTTGAGAAACGAGCTTCATCAGGCACTTGCTTTAGAAGGATATCCAGAGAACCATCAATGTATGTATTTGCATCTGTCATTTGGGGATTTTTTATACCATTAACAATTTTTAGTTTCTGTTCCATTAAAATCACAAAGAAActcgtgaagaagaagaaaacaaaccccTACGAAGAAAAGCGCATCCAGAAAGCAATCaatatcatttttgcaaatatgAGCGTATTTGTCATATGCTTCTTACCTATTCATCTTGCATACTTAATTCGGTTCATAGCTGACTACACTGAGGCCAGCTGCACTCAGATAGAAAAAATTGACAACTTTACAAACCTTGCAGGAATTATTGCCAACACCAACTGCTGTTTGGATGCCATTTGCTATTACTTTGTGAACAAGGAATTCCAGGAAGCTTCCATGATGCTAACAACCAAATATCTAGCACAACAGAAGCAAGGCTCTGAAGATCAAGATTTTGAAATTATTTAG
- the LOC118093781 gene encoding G-protein coupled receptor 35-like — protein MANCNVTIEKGIVTFEIILYSLITFFGVIFNTVALWVFCFKLGKWTETRVYMINLALADYTLVLILPFIIYFHYNEWHIDDFCSVIFGISSMNMPMSMGIIMLIALDRYIGIKHPLKAKVIRSPRKAALLCLFVWLCCLLHTILFILSLRGGKSFCFHRPANENKALALVRLIVFFFIPLVILLFCSIQVIRCLRKKHNASPHEEKLTQKAIWVVSVNLVTFIICFLPFHLSLLFSYVAKAFEGADCKMWQAIANTIHATALITKLNCCFDAMCYYMVAKEFQEAAALLPPFNTTRSRSNLTQDSQLQSKTPENSHLQSLNS, from the coding sequence ATGGCGAACTGCAATGTCACGATTGAGAAGGGCATAGTTACTTTTGAAATTATTCTTTACAGCCTAATCACCTTTTTCGGAGTCATATTTAATACAGTTGCCTTGTGGGTTTTCTGCTTCAAACTGGGCAAATGGACAGAGACCAGAGTTTACATGATCAATTTAGCCCTGGCAGACTACACGCTGGTCCTTATCTTACCATTCATAATCTACTTTCACTACAACGAGTGGCACATAGATGACTTTTGCTCTGTCATATTCGGAATCAGTAGCATGAACATGCCAATGAGCATGGGCATCATCATGCTAATAGCGCTTGATCGGTACATTGGAATCAAACATCCTCTGAAAGCCAAAGTAATCAGGTCTCCGCGGAAGGCAGCTCTTCTCTGCTTATTTGTTTGGCTCTGTTGCTTGCTTCATACAATCCTATTCATTCTCTCTTTGAGAGGAGGAAAATCGTTTTGTTTTCATAGACCTGCTAATGAGAACAAAGCTCTTGCCCTGGTCAGATTAATCGTTTTCTTTTTCATACCTCTGgttatattgttgttttgttcCATACAAGTCATCCGATGCCTCAGGAAGAAACATAATGCTAGTCCTCATGAAGAAAAGTTAACCCAGAAAGCCATCTGGGTGGTCTCAGTGAACTTGGTCACCTTCATTATATGCTTCCTGCCTTTCCACTTGAGTTTACTGTTTAGCTACGTAGCAAAAGCATTTGAAGGAGCTGACTGCAAGATGTGGCAAGCCATCGCCAATACCATACACGCAACTGCATTAATAACCAAGCTAAATTGCTGCTTCGATGCCATGTGCTATTACATGGTTGCTAAGGAATTCCAGGAAGCTGCAGCTCTCTTGCCTCCTTTTAATACGACGCGATCCAGGTCCAACTTAACTCAAGATTCACAGCTGCAAAGCAAAACACCCGAAAATTCACACCTGCAAAGTTTAAACAGCTGA